From a single Pseudomonas cremoricolorata genomic region:
- a CDS encoding glutathione S-transferase family protein: MLKLHGFPVSNYYNMVKLALLEKGVPFEEVQFFSGQTSQTLAVSPRGKVPVLETEHGFLSETSVILEYIEQTQSGKALLPADPFARAKVRELMKEIELYIELPARSCYGEAFFGMPTEPLIKEKARTELLAGFATLKRNGRFAPYLAGSELTLADVMFVFSVDLAVAVGKKVLNLDLLAECAEAGTLLAKLGENGHMAKIQADKDAAMPAFLEMMRARK; this comes from the coding sequence ATGCTCAAGTTGCATGGTTTTCCAGTCAGCAACTACTACAACATGGTCAAGCTGGCGCTGCTGGAGAAAGGGGTGCCTTTCGAAGAAGTGCAGTTCTTCTCTGGTCAGACCTCGCAGACGCTTGCGGTCAGCCCGCGCGGCAAGGTTCCGGTGCTGGAGACCGAACACGGTTTCCTCAGCGAGACCAGCGTGATTCTCGAATACATCGAGCAGACCCAAAGCGGCAAAGCGCTGCTGCCGGCCGATCCGTTCGCGCGGGCCAAGGTCCGTGAACTGATGAAAGAGATCGAGCTGTACATCGAGTTGCCCGCCCGCAGCTGCTACGGCGAAGCGTTCTTCGGCATGCCGACCGAGCCGCTGATCAAGGAAAAGGCCCGTACCGAGCTGCTGGCCGGGTTCGCGACCCTCAAGCGCAATGGCCGATTCGCACCGTACCTGGCAGGTTCGGAGCTGACCCTGGCCGACGTGATGTTCGTGTTCTCGGTGGATCTGGCCGTGGCGGTAGGCAAGAAAGTGCTCAACCTCGACCTGCTGGCCGAGTGTGCCGAAGCGGGAACCTTGCTCGCCAAGCTGGGTGAGAACGGGCATATGGCGAAGATTCAGGCCGACAAGGACGCGGCGATGCCGGCCTTCCTGGAGATGATGCGCGCCAGGAAGTGA
- a CDS encoding LytR/AlgR family response regulator transcription factor — MNVLIVDDEPQSRDRLSRLLGELEGYSVLEPSATNGEEALALIESLKPDVVLLDIGMSGLDGLQVAARLCECEAPPAVVFCTGDDPYGSQAFAESALSHVSKPVESAALRDALRKAEKPNRAQLAALTRPANEAGGGPRSHISARTRKGIELIPLSQVIYFIADHKYVTLRHEGGEVLLDEPLKALEDEFGDRFVRIHRNALVARERIERLQRTPLGHFQLYLRGLDGDALTVSRRHVAGVRKMMQTL; from the coding sequence ATGAATGTCCTGATCGTTGATGACGAACCCCAATCCCGTGACCGTCTAAGTCGGTTGCTCGGTGAATTAGAGGGTTACTCCGTACTGGAGCCCAGTGCCACGAATGGCGAAGAAGCCCTGGCCCTGATCGAAAGCCTAAAACCTGACGTTGTATTGCTCGATATTGGCATGTCTGGCCTCGATGGCCTGCAGGTAGCGGCCAGGCTCTGCGAGTGTGAGGCGCCGCCGGCGGTGGTGTTCTGCACCGGCGATGACCCATACGGCAGCCAGGCGTTCGCCGAGAGTGCGCTCAGTCACGTCAGCAAGCCGGTCGAGTCGGCTGCGCTGCGCGATGCCCTGCGCAAGGCAGAAAAGCCCAATCGCGCGCAACTGGCCGCGCTCACCCGTCCAGCCAACGAAGCCGGGGGCGGTCCGCGCAGCCATATCAGTGCGCGCACGCGCAAAGGCATCGAACTCATTCCCCTGTCACAGGTGATCTATTTCATCGCCGACCACAAGTACGTCACCCTGCGCCATGAAGGCGGTGAGGTGCTGCTCGACGAGCCGCTCAAGGCGCTTGAAGACGAGTTCGGCGACCGCTTCGTACGCATCCACCGTAACGCCCTGGTCGCCCGCGAGCGTATCGAACGTCTGCAGCGCACCCCGCTTGGTCATTTCCAGCTGTATCTGCGTGGTCTTGACGGTGACGCACTGACCGTAAGCCGACGCCATGTCGCCGGTGTGCGCAAGATGATGCAAACGCTGTGA
- the argH gene encoding argininosuccinate lyase, protein MSTDKTNQSWGGRFSEPVDAFVARFTASVDFDKRLYRHDIMGSIAHASMLAQVGVLSDAERDTIVDGLQTIQSEIEAGQFDWRVDLEDVHMNIEARLTDRIGIVGKKLHTGRSRNDQVATDIRLWLRDEIDLILAEITRLQQGLLEQAEREAETIMPGFTHLQTAQPVTFGHHLLAWFEMLSRDYERLVDCRKRTNRMPLGSAALAGTTYPIDRQLTCSLLGFEAVSGNSLDGVSDRDFAIEFCAAASVAMMHLSRFSEELVLWTSAQFQFIELPDRFCTGSSIMPQKKNPDVPELVRGKSGRVFGALTGLLTLMKGQPLAYNKDNQEDKEPLFDAADTLRDSLRAFADMIPAIKPRHAIMREAALRGFSTATDLADYLVRRGLPFRDCHEIVGHAVKYGVDSGKDLAEMSLDELRQFSDKIEQDVFAVLTLEGSVNARDHIGGTAPAQVRAAVARGHELLATR, encoded by the coding sequence ATGAGCACTGACAAGACCAATCAGTCGTGGGGCGGCCGCTTCAGCGAGCCGGTCGACGCCTTCGTCGCCCGTTTCACCGCTTCGGTCGACTTCGACAAGCGCCTGTACCGCCATGACATCATGGGTTCGATCGCCCACGCCAGCATGCTGGCGCAGGTCGGCGTGCTCAGCGACGCCGAGCGCGACACGATCGTCGACGGCCTGCAGACCATTCAGAGCGAAATCGAGGCCGGCCAGTTCGACTGGCGCGTCGACCTCGAAGACGTGCACATGAACATCGAAGCACGCCTGACCGATCGCATCGGCATCGTCGGCAAGAAGCTGCACACCGGGCGCAGCCGCAACGACCAGGTCGCTACCGATATCCGCCTGTGGCTGCGGGACGAGATCGACCTGATCCTGGCTGAAATCACCCGCTTGCAGCAAGGCCTGCTGGAGCAGGCCGAGCGTGAAGCCGAAACCATCATGCCTGGCTTCACTCACCTGCAAACCGCTCAGCCGGTGACCTTCGGGCACCACCTGCTGGCCTGGTTCGAAATGCTCAGCCGTGATTACGAGCGCCTGGTCGATTGCCGCAAACGCACCAACCGCATGCCCTTGGGCAGCGCCGCGCTGGCCGGTACCACCTATCCCATCGACCGCCAGCTGACCTGCTCGCTGCTGGGCTTCGAAGCCGTCTCCGGCAACTCGCTCGATGGTGTTTCCGACCGCGACTTCGCCATCGAATTCTGCGCTGCGGCGAGCGTGGCGATGATGCACCTGTCGCGCTTCTCCGAAGAGCTGGTGCTGTGGACCAGCGCGCAGTTCCAGTTCATCGAACTGCCCGATCGCTTCTGCACTGGCAGCTCGATCATGCCGCAGAAGAAGAACCCCGACGTTCCCGAGCTTGTCCGCGGCAAGAGCGGCCGCGTGTTCGGCGCCCTCACCGGTCTGCTGACCCTGATGAAAGGCCAGCCGCTGGCCTACAACAAGGACAACCAGGAAGACAAGGAACCGCTGTTCGACGCCGCCGACACCCTGCGTGATTCGCTGCGCGCCTTCGCCGACATGATCCCGGCGATCAAACCTCGTCACGCGATCATGCGTGAAGCGGCGCTGCGCGGTTTCTCCACGGCCACCGACCTGGCCGACTACCTGGTACGCCGTGGCCTGCCTTTCCGCGACTGCCACGAAATCGTCGGCCATGCGGTGAAATACGGCGTGGACAGCGGCAAGGACCTGGCTGAAATGAGCCTGGACGAACTGCGCCAGTTCAGCGACAAGATCGAGCAGGACGTGTTCGCGGTGCTGACCCTCGAAGGGTCGGTCAATGCCCGTGACCACATTGGCGGCACCGCACCGGCGCAGGTGCGTGCAGCCGTTGCCCGCGGCCACGAATTGCTGGCCACGCGCTAA